The Heliangelus exortis chromosome Z, bHelExo1.hap1, whole genome shotgun sequence genomic sequence ttctatgattgattctatgattctatgatctagAGCAGGCTCACTCTTCAGCAGCTGTGGCCTGGCTATAGCTGTGTGTACAAGGCTGCACTGATACATGGATTTTATTGACGTTGTGTGCTGTCCACTTATGTACAGAGAAGACACTGCTGATGTGCAGCAGCCACTGCCCTCACTTCATGCACAATGGTTGTGCCTGAGGTTTCTGGATATTGCACAACTCAGAGTCTGTTGTCCAGCGTGACAGTCAAATGTTTCCAGATATGATGTCTAGAGTAGAGAGAGAGTACATGATTGGGAAAACCTTGCAGGGATACTGTTTACAACCTAAAATGAGAACTATGGTGCCTAAGACCCTTCGAAGGTTCAGCCTAttgaaaatgttattaaaacaGTACAGTAAATATCCCCAGTTTGCAGAAAGCAGCATCATTAGTTAACCACAACTTTTCATGTAGTCTAAgctattaaattaatttcaaggcAAAGAGTTTTATGTGATGTGTACCTTTATACTCATGCAGTGCAGTAAATAGGTAACTATGGTAAAGATTTTGTAACTATTTACAAACTCTTTACTTTTATCCCCtgttaaaaattcagtaattGCTTAATCTGCTCATTTTGTAAGGACTGCCTCCTTTGcagcatttttgtatttttggtcTCCTTGGACTCCTTGGGGAAAGCAGGTGCTGTTGGTGGtaagtggtttttttcacaagaaatcACCCCAGAAAACCTGTTTATGAAAACTCCATTATTtggagcaggaggctgaggtTTCAGTGGTGGAAGAAAACCTGGTCTTGTCTGAGCAGCATGATTCAGTGATAAAGCTCCTGAGCCCTGTCTTTGTAGAACAGATGGATTTCCCCTGCTCAGGGTAATAGGAGGCAAGTTCTCCACTGCTCGTCTAGAATTTGAACGCAAAGAATGGGCTGGAGAATgaactttcttcttttgtgtCACTGATTTTCTATCTTCTGCAGTTATCTGGGAATCAGAGCTGTAGTGATTTGCTCCAATATTTCTTCTCTGGATAATGCTGCTGAGGTTTGAAAGGAAGTTGATTTGTTCCAAACTGGTATCCTTACCTCTAGGAATCACACTGGGTTTATGTTTCTCTTTAGCAGAAGGAATCCAAGAATTCCTCTCATCATGTGGTAATTTCTTTGGTGCAGGTTGATCCAAGGTTTTCAATAAACGGGCTCTGTCTTTTATGTCAATACTTGGGTTCTTGGTGATTAATTTCTTCCACAAGGAAAAGCCATTGATTTTAAAAGAgagcttttcctctgcagtgaCACCTGGAGGGTTGTCTTGTGAAGAGGCAATTCTCTTCTGGTTTAACACTGATGGAGACCTCTTCGCCCAAGGCTCAGCCTGTAGCCTCTGGACTTGTGCCATCTTGGGCCCTACTTTTGTTGAGCTGCGTTTTCTTGTTGGTGACGCTGCCTGAGATGGCCTTTCCACCCTTCTTGGAAGATGCAGCTCTTTAAAGCTGAAGAGTCCTTCTTGAGTTCCCTTTGAACTTGAAAGTGGGGATGGGGATATTTTCAGTTTAATACCTGAGGGGGAAGTGCAGGTGGCTGAGGAACAGCACCCCTCGAGGTCTGCAGGAAGAGTATTTATGTACTCCCTTGTTTTCTGCCTTCCCAACGGGGACAC encodes the following:
- the ANKRD34B gene encoding ankyrin repeat domain-containing protein 34B, with product MFSKEEFFDFSGDSCSCQLPGRCRGRAMTEPAEPPTEGTSLIRAVYQRRLRLTRLLLEGGAYVNESNERGETPLMIACRTKHSDPQSVSKAKMVKYLLENSADPNIQDTSGKTALIHACQEKAGPEVVSLLLKSGADPSLQDHTCRSALVYALNNEDIETLKILLNACKEQGKEVIIITTEVSPLGRQKTREYINTLPADLEGCCSSATCTSPSGIKLKISPSPLSSSKGTQEGLFSFKELHLPRRVERPSQAASPTRKRSSTKVGPKMAQVQRLQAEPWAKRSPSVLNQKRIASSQDNPPGVTAEEKLSFKINGFSLWKKLITKNPSIDIKDRARLLKTLDQPAPKKLPHDERNSWIPSAKEKHKPSVIPRGKDTSLEQINFLSNLSSIIQRRNIGANHYSSDSQITAEDRKSVTQKKKVHSPAHSLRSNSRRAVENLPPITLSRGNPSVLQRQGSGALSLNHAAQTRPGFLPPLKPQPPAPNNGVFINRFSGVISCEKNHLPPTAPAFPKESKETKNTKMLQRRQSLQNEQIKQLLNF